One part of the Pseudemcibacter aquimaris genome encodes these proteins:
- a CDS encoding cob(I)yrinic acid a,c-diamide adenosyltransferase yields the protein MVKLDKIYTRGGDKGETSLTDGTRAKKYAPRVEAYGSIDESNAIIGIARLHTSGAEDDMLGRIQNDLFDLGADVSLPHGTKFEEHALRVTDEQVTRLENEIDQMNEDLSPLKSFTLPGGSAASAYLHQARTVVRRSERLLVRVSEEEEISDIAIKYLNRLSDHLFVMSRKTNNNGTDDVLWVPGKNR from the coding sequence ATGGTTAAATTAGATAAGATTTACACACGCGGCGGTGATAAGGGGGAAACATCGCTGACCGATGGAACGCGCGCAAAAAAATATGCCCCCCGTGTTGAGGCATACGGCAGTATTGACGAAAGCAATGCCATCATCGGCATCGCGAGACTGCATACGTCCGGCGCAGAAGATGACATGTTAGGCCGCATTCAAAATGATCTTTTTGATCTGGGTGCGGATGTATCCTTGCCACATGGGACAAAATTTGAAGAACATGCGTTAAGGGTCACCGATGAACAGGTCACAAGACTGGAAAATGAAATTGACCAGATGAACGAGGATCTTTCCCCATTAAAATCATTTACCCTTCCGGGTGGATCGGCCGCTTCCGCATATCTTCATCAAGCGAGAACCGTTGTTCGTAGATCAGAACGCCTGCTTGTGCGCGTATCTGAGGAAGAAGAGATTTCAGATATCGCCATTAAATATTTAAACCGGTTATCCGATCATTTATTCGTCATGAGCAGAAAAACCAATAACAACGGTACGGATGACGTGCTTTGGGTACCCGGGAAAAACAGATAG
- a CDS encoding twin transmembrane helix small protein translates to MQILLEILIPISVIATIGIMFAGAFSMTKKVNDGRQSNRLMRYRVASQFITVVLIVLYIWIRNG, encoded by the coding sequence ATGCAGATTTTACTAGAAATTCTCATCCCGATCAGCGTTATTGCGACCATTGGCATTATGTTTGCCGGTGCGTTTAGTATGACCAAGAAAGTGAACGACGGACGCCAAAGCAATAGACTGATGCGTTACCGTGTTGCGTCGCAATTTATCACAGTTGTTTTGATCGTCTTATATATCTGGATCAGGAATGGTTAA
- a CDS encoding cyclase family protein has translation MKSWLNLFFVGIAAMGGYLAAVSNLSSGNQNTPQVQSADLGSILAKATLVDLTHTMEEGMPPGPSGDTPPTITPVAPREDGTSGIHRYNFPGQWGTHVDPPVHFVGGLRDLEDIALSEMILPLIVIDVHEKVEADPDYQVSMSDVYAWEEKHGPVPANSFVALRTDWSKRWPSLERMRNRDANDVSHSPGWSREVIDYLVLNQKVTAIGHETLDTDPGKIAGTGNWPLQTYYMGLDKYQIENMTNLDQVPENGAYIVATWAKPQNGSGFPARVFAIIPNNE, from the coding sequence ATGAAATCTTGGCTTAATCTGTTTTTTGTTGGCATTGCCGCTATGGGCGGTTATTTGGCCGCGGTTAGTAATCTATCATCCGGAAACCAGAATACCCCACAAGTTCAAAGCGCTGATTTGGGGTCAATTCTTGCGAAAGCGACGCTTGTCGATCTGACACACACAATGGAAGAAGGCATGCCGCCCGGCCCATCCGGTGACACCCCACCAACAATCACACCCGTTGCCCCACGCGAAGACGGCACATCAGGCATCCACCGTTACAATTTCCCGGGCCAATGGGGAACACATGTTGATCCGCCGGTACATTTTGTTGGTGGACTGCGTGACCTTGAGGACATTGCACTATCCGAAATGATCCTGCCGTTAATTGTCATTGATGTGCATGAAAAGGTCGAAGCTGATCCCGATTATCAAGTTAGCATGAGCGATGTTTACGCATGGGAAGAAAAACACGGCCCCGTTCCGGCAAATAGTTTTGTCGCCTTAAGAACAGATTGGTCAAAAAGATGGCCGTCACTTGAAAGAATGAGAAACCGTGATGCAAATGATGTCAGTCATTCCCCGGGATGGAGCCGCGAAGTCATTGATTATCTGGTTTTAAATCAAAAAGTGACCGCAATCGGCCATGAAACGCTTGATACGGACCCGGGAAAAATCGCCGGAACTGGTAATTGGCCATTGCAAACTTATTACATGGGACTGGATAAATATCAGATCGAAAATATGACCAATCTGGATCAGGTTCCTGAAAATGGTGCCTATATCGTTGCAACATGGGCCAAGCCACAAAACGGCAGTGGATTTCCCGCGCGTGTCTTTGCTATAATACCGAATAATGAATAA
- a CDS encoding alanyl-tRNA editing protein translates to MTEELFREDAYLKSCDAKVLKINDLGGIILDRTVFYPTGGGQPGDSGKIGDVEIATTVYDRDTGEIVHVPSEGQILPSEGDAVTASIDWDRRYLHMRMHTGLHLLCAAVPCGVTGGQIGAAKSRLDFDIGDMTLDKEEITAKINEFQQGNHDVNSSWITDEEMDANPELVRTMSVKPPRKGGRVRLMHVGDAVDLQPCGGTHVKNTSEIGRLRVSKIENKGKRNRRVNIVFDE, encoded by the coding sequence ATGACGGAAGAGTTATTCCGCGAAGACGCGTATCTGAAATCCTGTGATGCCAAGGTTTTAAAAATCAATGATCTTGGCGGTATTATCTTGGACCGTACGGTCTTTTATCCAACGGGTGGCGGACAGCCGGGCGATAGTGGAAAAATCGGTGATGTTGAAATAGCCACAACTGTTTATGACAGGGATACGGGTGAAATTGTTCACGTCCCATCAGAAGGACAGATCCTGCCTTCAGAAGGGGATGCGGTCACAGCGAGTATTGATTGGGATAGACGTTATCTTCATATGCGTATGCATACGGGGCTTCATTTATTATGCGCGGCCGTGCCGTGCGGTGTAACCGGCGGGCAAATTGGCGCAGCAAAAAGCCGCCTTGATTTCGATATTGGTGACATGACCTTGGATAAGGAAGAAATCACCGCGAAGATCAATGAATTTCAACAAGGCAATCATGATGTAAATTCATCATGGATAACGGACGAAGAAATGGATGCAAATCCAGAACTGGTGCGCACCATGTCTGTAAAGCCGCCACGCAAAGGGGGACGCGTCAGGTTAATGCATGTGGGGGATGCGGTTGATCTTCAGCCATGTGGCGGAACGCATGTGAAAAACACATCAGAAATCGGGCGTTTACGCGTTTCAAAAATTGAAAATAAAGGAAAGCGTAACCGCAGAGTGAACATCGTATTTGATGAATAA
- a CDS encoding nuclear transport factor 2 family protein — protein sequence MKNLLVLLISFVAMTSISLSQELSQDQKEISALLDGLHDAAKNADKEKYLGSFAKGAVYMGTDEWERWPIKPDFTDYVGMRFDNGGWSYHSEDRNIYISPDGAFGWFDEIMISNSSGNRFRGSGVVVKEDGGWKFKQYIQSFMIYNEIWDDVINLMAEETKKKNN from the coding sequence ATGAAAAATTTACTAGTATTATTAATCAGTTTTGTGGCCATGACATCCATTTCATTGTCACAAGAACTCTCACAAGATCAAAAAGAAATCAGTGCATTGCTTGATGGCCTTCATGATGCAGCAAAAAACGCGGATAAAGAAAAATATCTGGGTTCTTTTGCAAAAGGTGCCGTTTATATGGGGACAGATGAATGGGAACGCTGGCCGATTAAGCCTGATTTTACCGATTACGTCGGAATGCGTTTTGATAATGGCGGTTGGTCATATCATTCAGAAGACCGCAATATTTACATTTCACCGGACGGCGCATTCGGATGGTTTGATGAAATTATGATTTCCAATTCAAGTGGTAACCGTTTCCGTGGATCGGGTGTCGTTGTTAAAGAAGACGGCGGATGGAAGTTTAAACAATATATTCAAAGCTTCATGATTTATAACGAGATTTGGGACGACGTTATCAATCTGATGGCGGAAGAAACGAAGAAAAAGAATAATTAA
- a CDS encoding nuclear transport factor 2 family protein: MQKLLFLIIATCLGFTAASAQEFEQDRKAIIAVLDDFHDAASKADKDRYLGHFTEDGVFLGTDEWERWPLKPDFTDYVDMRFANGGWSYHSEKKNINFSKDGTVAWFDETSISNRNDGRFRGSGVLEKVDGKWKIAHYVLSYLVYNEIGGEVGKVIAEERKKHPEHN, from the coding sequence ATGCAGAAATTACTGTTTTTAATCATCGCTACCTGCCTTGGCTTTACGGCGGCGAGTGCCCAGGAGTTTGAACAAGACAGAAAAGCAATCATTGCGGTGCTTGATGATTTCCATGATGCAGCATCCAAAGCGGATAAAGACCGTTATCTTGGTCATTTTACTGAAGATGGTGTTTTTCTCGGAACGGATGAATGGGAACGTTGGCCCTTAAAACCGGATTTCACCGACTATGTTGATATGCGTTTTGCAAATGGTGGCTGGTCTTACCATTCGGAAAAGAAAAATATTAATTTTTCAAAAGACGGCACCGTTGCATGGTTTGATGAAACCAGCATTTCCAACCGTAATGATGGTCGCTTTCGCGGGTCAGGCGTTCTTGAAAAAGTGGACGGTAAATGGAAAATTGCCCATTATGTTTTAAGCTATCTTGTTTATAACGAAATTGGCGGCGAAGTGGGTAAAGTAATCGCGGAAGAACGTAAAAAACATCCTGAACATAATTAA
- the gluQRS gene encoding tRNA glutamyl-Q(34) synthetase GluQRS — translation MTQTDKIITRFAPSPSGLLHLGHAYSAKLNYDFAMENGGEFILRIEDIDHLRCKTEYENQIFVDLHWLGLKWPTPVRRQSDHFDDYAAALNKLSDMGLLYPCFCTRRNIREEINESSRAPHLGPKMGPEGLLYPGICKHLTDKEIAEKMAANIPHAMRLNMDKALKLVNEPLYWEDLNTGIQKATPEVMGDVVLARKDFPTSYHLSVVVDDDIQNITHVIRGEDLYYASHLQRLLQHLLGLKTVTYQHHGLLKTKDGNRLAKRDKSITINSLRESGTHPEELDAIISDYL, via the coding sequence ATGACGCAAACTGATAAAATCATCACTCGTTTTGCCCCAAGCCCAAGCGGGCTTTTGCATCTTGGTCATGCCTATAGCGCCAAACTGAATTATGACTTTGCCATGGAAAATGGTGGTGAATTTATCCTGCGGATAGAAGACATTGACCATTTAAGATGTAAGACGGAATATGAAAATCAGATCTTCGTTGATTTACATTGGCTTGGGTTAAAATGGCCAACCCCAGTAAGACGCCAATCCGATCATTTTGATGATTATGCCGCGGCGCTAAACAAACTATCCGATATGGGTTTGCTCTATCCCTGTTTTTGCACCAGACGCAACATTCGTGAAGAAATAAACGAAAGCAGTCGTGCCCCCCATCTTGGACCAAAAATGGGACCGGAAGGGTTACTCTATCCCGGGATTTGCAAACATCTGACGGACAAGGAAATTGCAGAAAAAATGGCGGCAAACATTCCCCATGCCATGCGTCTGAATATGGATAAGGCGTTAAAGTTAGTGAATGAGCCACTATATTGGGAAGATTTGAACACCGGCATTCAAAAAGCAACCCCGGAAGTCATGGGAGATGTGGTACTTGCCCGTAAAGATTTCCCGACCAGTTATCATTTATCGGTGGTGGTGGATGATGATATCCAGAATATTACCCACGTCATACGCGGCGAAGATTTATATTACGCAAGTCACTTACAGAGGCTATTACAGCATTTACTGGGATTAAAAACCGTGACTTATCAACATCATGGTTTATTAAAAACAAAAGATGGCAACAGACTGGCCAAAAGGGACAAATCCATTACCATCAATTCATTACGTGAAAGCGGAACGCATCCAGAAGAACTGGATGCCATTATAAGTGATTATCTTTAA
- a CDS encoding alpha/beta hydrolase encodes MSELPELNGPRLEPEGGNPEKLVILCHGFGSNGDDLYGLIPHLKQALPNAVYISPNAPEICYGAPNGYQWFPLSTLSREERLVGTLKAAPTLDHFIDQELEKYGLENKDLVLVGFSQGTMMSLHVGLRRKSDIAGIIGFSGVMTLPENWQEEITSKPPVALIHGDMDNVVPVGMMHEAASSLKEVDVDVTSHVSPGVMHSIGPDGLQVALDFLAKL; translated from the coding sequence ATGAGCGAATTACCAGAATTAAATGGACCACGTCTTGAACCGGAAGGGGGCAACCCTGAAAAACTGGTAATCCTTTGTCATGGGTTTGGATCAAATGGTGATGATCTTTATGGTCTTATCCCTCATTTAAAACAAGCGTTGCCGAATGCCGTATATATTTCCCCGAATGCACCGGAAATTTGTTATGGCGCGCCCAATGGCTATCAATGGTTTCCGCTTTCGACACTTAGCCGCGAAGAAAGGCTCGTGGGTACATTAAAAGCCGCGCCAACACTTGATCATTTCATTGATCAGGAACTTGAAAAATATGGCCTTGAAAATAAAGATTTGGTTTTAGTTGGTTTTTCACAGGGAACCATGATGTCGCTTCATGTGGGGCTTCGTCGTAAAAGTGATATTGCCGGAATTATCGGTTTTTCAGGCGTAATGACCTTGCCGGAAAACTGGCAAGAAGAAATAACGTCAAAACCACCCGTCGCGCTTATTCATGGCGATATGGATAATGTTGTGCCAGTCGGCATGATGCATGAAGCCGCAAGTTCGTTAAAAGAAGTTGATGTGGATGTAACAAGCCATGTTTCACCGGGCGTGATGCATTCAATTGGTCCGGATGGATTACAAGTGGCGCTTGATTTTTTAGCGAAGCTTTAA
- a CDS encoding demethoxyubiquinone hydroxylase family protein, which translates to MTDLKGKNIPNQMSKDELLDRIIRVDHAGEYGAVRIYEGQLAVFGDNHPMSDTIKHMKEQEDVHLERFNKLVKEYNARPTVITPIWHAAGFALGAGTALLSTEAAMACTEAVEEVIDKHYAEQIEELEALGDEGALAETLEIFRQEEVEHKEIAIQNGAQEVPAHGVLYGAIKLGVKAVIKIAERV; encoded by the coding sequence ATGACCGATTTAAAAGGCAAGAATATCCCAAACCAAATGAGCAAAGATGAACTGCTTGACCGCATTATCCGTGTTGACCACGCCGGCGAATATGGTGCCGTGCGCATTTACGAAGGGCAGCTTGCCGTTTTTGGTGATAATCATCCCATGTCAGATACAATCAAACACATGAAAGAACAGGAAGATGTGCATCTGGAACGGTTTAATAAACTGGTCAAAGAATATAATGCCCGTCCGACTGTCATCACGCCAATTTGGCATGCGGCGGGTTTTGCGCTTGGTGCCGGTACAGCGTTATTGAGTACCGAAGCCGCCATGGCGTGCACCGAAGCGGTCGAAGAAGTGATCGATAAACATTACGCCGAACAAATCGAAGAATTAGAAGCTCTCGGTGATGAAGGCGCGCTTGCGGAAACACTGGAAATTTTCCGTCAGGAAGAAGTAGAACACAAAGAAATCGCCATCCAAAACGGCGCACAAGAAGTGCCAGCCCACGGTGTTCTTTATGGTGCGATTAAGCTTGGTGTAAAGGCCGTGATTAAAATCGCCGAACGCGTTTAA
- a CDS encoding disulfide bond formation protein B, protein MENIKKIYGFIFDNILILSWIASILMLSGAYGFEYIGGLVPCDLCWPQRYAHMAVIVFGAFALYFKKLNPIKWQRFKVLTCVSWAVSVGYSGYHAGVEQKWWEGPDSCTMQASDMGLTFESFQRSLENTTFIRCDEIPWEMFGISMAGYNFLISLGCFIMLSLSLRKDLAK, encoded by the coding sequence ATGGAAAATATTAAAAAAATATACGGGTTTATCTTTGACAATATTTTAATCCTGTCTTGGATTGCATCCATATTGATGCTCTCGGGTGCATATGGTTTTGAATATATCGGCGGACTTGTTCCGTGTGATTTATGCTGGCCGCAACGGTATGCCCATATGGCGGTGATTGTTTTCGGTGCATTTGCATTATATTTCAAAAAACTTAACCCCATTAAATGGCAACGCTTCAAAGTACTAACCTGTGTTTCATGGGCGGTGAGCGTTGGATATTCCGGCTATCACGCCGGCGTCGAACAAAAATGGTGGGAAGGTCCAGATAGCTGTACCATGCAAGCGTCAGATATGGGACTTACGTTTGAATCGTTTCAAAGATCGCTTGAAAACACAACCTTTATAAGATGTGATGAAATTCCGTGGGAAATGTTCGGAATTTCGATGGCCGGATATAATTTTCTGATTTCCCTGGGATGTTTTATCATGTTATCATTAAGCCTTAGAAAGGATCTGGCAAAATGA
- a CDS encoding YqaA family protein, giving the protein MLQKLYDRTLELSDHPKAIWILALLSFAESSFFPIPPDVLLLPMVLTAPTKAFRIAFVCSAASVLGGIFGYIIGAYFFDVVGQPIVDFYSLQHQFEQFKVLYNDHGAIIVAVAGFSPIPYKVFTIASGVTGLDISTFITASALSRSARFFLVAALLWKFGEPIRGFVEKHLAKLTLLFCVLLVGSFIILKYL; this is encoded by the coding sequence ATGCTTCAAAAATTATACGATAGAACACTTGAGCTTTCCGATCACCCAAAGGCAATTTGGATATTGGCACTGCTTTCTTTTGCAGAAAGTTCCTTTTTCCCGATCCCGCCGGATGTATTGCTGCTGCCGATGGTACTCACGGCACCAACAAAAGCATTTCGCATTGCTTTTGTCTGTTCGGCCGCATCCGTATTAGGTGGTATTTTCGGCTATATCATTGGTGCCTATTTCTTTGATGTAGTTGGCCAGCCGATTGTTGATTTTTATTCACTGCAACATCAGTTTGAACAATTCAAAGTGTTATATAATGACCACGGCGCTATTATTGTTGCTGTGGCTGGGTTTTCACCAATTCCCTATAAGGTATTTACAATCGCGAGCGGTGTAACCGGACTGGACATCAGTACATTTATAACTGCCAGTGCCCTATCCAGAAGCGCCAGGTTTTTCCTTGTCGCGGCCCTTCTTTGGAAATTTGGCGAACCGATCCGTGGATTTGTGGAAAAGCATCTTGCAAAATTAACATTACTTTTCTGTGTTCTTTTGGTTGGATCATTTATCATACTGAAGTATCTTTGA
- the rssA gene encoding patatin-like phospholipase RssA: protein MTKQKIGIALGSGAARGWAHIGVLQELHNEGIEPDIVCGSSMGALVGSAYVANKLDPMKEWACSIGWRDIVGFLDIDLSNGGLIQGNRLMDFMKTYNIEMPIENFKKPFIAVATDLTTGREVWLQKGSMKDAVRASITLPGLFSPVKLDGKWLIDGGIVNPVPVSACRALGADIIIAVNLNGDLVSKKQEKLDSKSPNKDKMLEKLISNLPSRLGRSLQNIAPDLLEPEDQAPGYFDVSANAINIMQDQITRSRLAGEPPHILITPQIKNIGILEFDRAEEAIEEGRKAVRRALQLIREYF from the coding sequence GTGACTAAACAAAAAATCGGAATTGCGCTGGGCAGTGGCGCCGCAAGAGGCTGGGCCCATATCGGTGTATTACAAGAACTTCATAACGAAGGGATCGAACCGGATATCGTCTGCGGCAGTTCAATGGGCGCCTTGGTTGGTTCCGCTTATGTCGCCAATAAATTAGATCCGATGAAAGAATGGGCTTGTTCAATCGGGTGGCGTGATATCGTTGGTTTTTTGGATATTGATCTTTCCAATGGTGGGTTAATCCAAGGCAACCGTCTTATGGATTTTATGAAAACCTATAATATTGAAATGCCGATCGAAAATTTCAAAAAACCGTTCATCGCGGTTGCAACCGACCTTACCACCGGTCGTGAAGTTTGGCTGCAAAAAGGTTCAATGAAAGATGCCGTGCGCGCATCCATCACATTACCGGGTTTATTTAGCCCCGTAAAACTAGATGGTAAATGGCTCATCGATGGCGGGATCGTCAATCCTGTCCCCGTTTCCGCCTGCCGTGCTTTGGGCGCCGATATCATTATTGCCGTCAATTTAAACGGTGATCTTGTTAGTAAGAAACAAGAAAAACTCGATAGTAAATCACCCAATAAAGACAAAATGTTGGAAAAATTAATCTCTAATCTTCCCTCAAGGCTTGGCCGAAGTTTACAAAATATTGCACCTGACCTGCTTGAACCCGAGGATCAAGCCCCAGGTTATTTTGATGTAAGTGCAAATGCCATTAACATTATGCAAGATCAAATTACCCGCAGCAGATTGGCCGGTGAACCGCCCCATATTTTAATCACGCCACAAATCAAAAACATCGGTATTTTAGAATTTGACCGCGCAGAAGAAGCCATCGAAGAAGGCCGCAAGGCTGTAAGGCGTGCACTACAGTTAATTCGTGAGTATTTCTGA
- a CDS encoding dihydrodipicolinate synthase family protein, whose translation MGSNPNIFSGCMPALMTPCDENGEPNFDAMVATAKDLMAAGMDAVIYCGSMGDWPLLTDEQRCEGVSRLCDAGIPVVVGTGAQNTKCAVKITEHAAAAGAVGLMVIPRVLSRGISHQAQFEHFTAILEAAPNLPAVIYNSPYYGFETKADLFFKLRDSHKNLVGFKEFGGGPSLSYAAEHICAGHPEVVLMIGVDTQVFHGYVNCGAGGAITGVGNALPKEILRLVELCKKAAEGDAESRRLAKELDEALHVLSTFDEGPDLVLYYKHLMVLEGNKEYEHQLYGSDKLSPSQKAFIEEHWQRFRNWWASWPGAN comes from the coding sequence ATGGGATCGAACCCCAATATTTTTTCAGGCTGTATGCCAGCGTTAATGACACCATGTGATGAAAATGGTGAACCAAATTTCGATGCAATGGTTGCAACTGCAAAGGATCTAATGGCTGCCGGTATGGATGCTGTTATTTATTGTGGTTCCATGGGTGATTGGCCGCTGCTTACGGATGAACAAAGATGCGAAGGCGTATCACGTTTATGCGATGCAGGTATCCCGGTTGTTGTTGGAACTGGCGCACAAAATACAAAATGTGCAGTTAAAATTACTGAGCATGCGGCGGCGGCCGGTGCAGTTGGTCTTATGGTTATCCCACGCGTGTTATCACGTGGTATTTCCCATCAGGCACAATTTGAACATTTTACAGCAATTCTTGAAGCGGCACCAAATCTTCCGGCTGTTATTTACAATAGCCCATATTACGGTTTTGAAACCAAAGCGGACCTGTTCTTTAAACTTCGTGATAGCCATAAGAACCTTGTTGGTTTTAAAGAATTTGGTGGCGGCCCGTCACTAAGTTACGCGGCAGAACATATCTGTGCAGGTCATCCTGAAGTTGTTCTGATGATTGGTGTTGATACTCAAGTATTCCATGGTTACGTGAACTGTGGTGCAGGTGGCGCGATCACGGGTGTTGGTAACGCACTTCCAAAAGAAATCCTACGTCTTGTTGAACTTTGTAAGAAAGCAGCAGAAGGCGACGCGGAAAGCAGACGTCTTGCGAAAGAACTTGATGAAGCATTACATGTTCTATCCACATTTGATGAGGGGCCTGATCTGGTTCTTTACTATAAGCATCTAATGGTTCTTGAAGGCAATAAAGAATATGAACACCAGCTATATGGTTCCGATAAATTAAGTCCTTCACAAAAGGCCTTTATCGAGGAACATTGGCAACGCTTTAGAAACTGGTGGGCAAGTTGGCCGGGTGCTAACTAA
- a CDS encoding MFS transporter: MDDGKPITRPKTTLHHSKTEFDGWQSITIALYMALLGYAVVVGIPVISSAWVNLLGFTEEQVGRVAGADLGGMSIGSLLASLLLNRINRRIVVFAGIVMAVVANGLCMVFLEYEYTLWLRGLAGIGSGVYTSVAIATLGGTAKPARAFNMMLFAFAFTQAAEMQILPQMSMNGIYTLFISLYLVSVPFLGWVPAKAAHREDEIELDIEEAENKHRFEQKYMPHYVPWVCLTAIFFTYINIGTYWTYIELATVRAGVDAEFIGDMLVLASFMSLCGCLVATLISDRMGLVRPLLVTLSCVALSAGIMIGNPDQTSFVTSVFAFNFLWIFVDVYQMGTMSNYDPSGKYVSLIPGAQGVGQIIGPNIAASLLGYNMGYDAVFMMCACAALMGMLIYGWIYVKLRRSLPALADAS, from the coding sequence ATGGATGACGGGAAACCAATAACGCGACCGAAAACAACATTACACCATTCAAAAACCGAATTTGACGGCTGGCAATCAATCACCATCGCACTTTATATGGCCCTTCTTGGCTATGCCGTTGTTGTGGGTATTCCTGTTATCAGTTCCGCATGGGTTAACCTGCTTGGGTTCACTGAAGAACAAGTTGGCCGCGTTGCAGGTGCCGATCTTGGTGGTATGTCGATTGGTTCCTTGCTTGCATCATTACTTTTAAACCGCATTAACCGCCGCATTGTCGTATTCGCGGGCATTGTCATGGCCGTGGTTGCCAATGGCCTTTGTATGGTATTTCTGGAATATGAATATACGCTTTGGTTACGGGGCCTTGCGGGCATTGGTAGTGGCGTATACACATCCGTTGCAATTGCCACGCTGGGCGGCACGGCAAAGCCAGCACGTGCCTTTAATATGATGCTTTTTGCTTTTGCCTTTACACAGGCAGCCGAAATGCAAATATTACCGCAAATGTCAATGAATGGTATTTATACGCTTTTCATTTCATTATATCTCGTCAGTGTTCCTTTCCTTGGTTGGGTGCCAGCCAAGGCCGCCCACCGCGAGGATGAAATCGAACTGGATATCGAAGAAGCTGAAAACAAACATCGATTTGAACAAAAATATATGCCGCACTATGTGCCATGGGTCTGTCTAACCGCGATTTTCTTTACCTATATTAACATTGGTACGTATTGGACATATATTGAACTGGCGACCGTTCGTGCGGGTGTTGATGCCGAATTCATAGGTGATATGCTTGTGCTTGCATCATTCATGAGCCTTTGTGGATGTCTGGTTGCCACGTTAATCAGTGACCGAATGGGCCTCGTTAGACCGTTACTTGTAACACTTTCCTGTGTTGCATTATCCGCGGGTATTATGATTGGCAACCCGGATCAAACCAGTTTCGTCACCAGCGTTTTCGCCTTTAATTTCTTATGGATTTTTGTCGATGTTTATCAAATGGGCACCATGTCCAATTATGACCCGAGCGGCAAGTACGTATCCCTAATCCCGGGCGCACAAGGCGTTGGTCAAATCATCGGCCCAAATATCGCGGCAAGCTTGCTTGGCTATAATATGGGCTACGACGCCGTCTTTATGATGTGTGCCTGTGCAGCCTTAATGGGCATGCTGATCTATGGATGGATTTACGTGAAATTACGCAGATCATTACCGGCGCTTGCCGATGCATCATAA